TATTTCCGGCGCAGCTCAGCCAAAGCTAAACAAGAAGAATTTGGAAAGCATCAGCATTCCGAATCCTTCCCCCGAAGAAAAAGAGCGCATTGTCACAATTTTGGACAAATTCGACGCCCTTGCCAATTCCATCAGAGAAGGCTTGCCTCGCGAAATTGCATTGCGCCAAAAGCAACACGAGCATTACCGCGACTTGCTGTTGAGCTTCCCTAAACCAGAGGTGGTGGCCTAACATGAGCAAGACGCTAACGGAAATAGCTCAGCAACTGAGCACACCCAAAACAGTCAAAAAAACTGTGCCTGAAAAAACTAAGGAAGTTGAAGAAGCCAAACCCGTTCCAAAGGTACAGCTAATATATGCATTTAATGGAACGGGTAAAACTCGACTGTCTCGAGAATTCAAAGAGTTAATTGCACCAAAAACCGACGCTGAAGAGGCACAACAATCGGAGTTGGCGCAAAAGAAAATCCTTTATTACAGCGCATTTACGGAAGATTTGTTCTATTGGGACAACGACTTGGAGCTTGATGCTGAGCCGAAATTAAAAATTCAACCCAATTCTTTCACCAAATGGGTGCTTGAAGAGCAAGGTCAAGACCAGAACATTACCGCTACTTTTCAGCACTACACCAATGAAAAATTAACGCCTCATTTTAGTTCTGACTTTTCGGAAGTCAGCTTCTCATTCGAGCGAGGGAATAGTGAACTAGAGTCAAATATTAAGATTTCAAAAGGCGAAGAAAGCAACTTTATTTGGAGTGTGTTTCATTCGCTGATTGAGCAAATGATTTCTGAATTAAACATTGCCGAAGTTACCAATCGATCAACTGATGTTTTTAATAATTTGGAATACGTTTTCATTGATGACCCTGTGAGCTCACTGGATGAGAACCATTTAATTGAGCTGGCCGTCAATTTGGCGGAGCTAATCAAATCCAGCCAGTCAGGCCTGAAGTTTATCGTCACGACGCACAACCCGCTATTTTACAATGCGCTCTACAATGAACTGAACAAAAAAGCTTGCTATCTATTGGAGCGTTTTGAAGATGGCACCTTTGCCCTGACTGAAAAACACGGCGACTCCAACATGAGTTTTTCCTACCATCTGTATTTAAAGCAAATCATTGAGCAGGCGATTGCTGAGAGTAAAGTTCAAAAATACCACTTTACGCTGTTGCGAAACCTGTATGAAAAAACCGCCAGCTTTCTCGGCTACCCGAAATGGTCAGAACTTTTGCCAGATGATAAACAGCTGTATCTAAACCGAATCGTTAACTTTACAAGCCATAGCACGCTATCCAATGAAACTGTTGCAGAGCCAACGCCGCAAGAGAAGGCCATGGTTGAATTGCTGCTCGATCACTTGAAAAGCAACTATGGCTTTTGGCAGAAGGAAACTCAAAATGGTTGACTACACCAAACCCATCGCCGAATCGAATAACTTCATCGTTCTGGATAAATACAGCAAAGACTGGCAAGTCAACGAAAGCTACCAAAGCGAATATGATTTGGAGCGTGAATTTATTCAGGATTTGCAGAATCAGGGCTATGACTATGTGTCCGATTTAAACACGCCAGATAAACTGCTGGCCAATGCGCGCGAGCAGCTGCAAGCCCTGAATAATATGCAATTTGCTGATAGCGAGTGGTTGCGTTTTGTAGAAACCTATCTGGATAAACCCAGCGACAGCGTCGTCGATAAAACCCGCAAAATTCACGATGACTATATTCACGATTTTGTGTTTGACGATGGCCGCATTAAGAACATCTACCTATTAGACAAAAAGAACATTGCCCGCAACAAGGTGCAAGTCATCAAGCAGTTTGAGCAAACCGGCGGTCACGCCAACCGCTACGATGTGACGATCTTGGTCAATGGCCTGCCCTTAGTGCAAGTTGAGCTGAAGAAACGCGGTGTGGCGATTCACGAAGCCTTTAATCAGGTGCACCGCTACAGCAAAGAGAGTTTTAACAGCGAGCATTCCTTGTTCAAGTATTTGCAGCTGTTTGTGATCTCCAACGGTACCGACAGCCGTTATTTTGCCAACACCACGGCGCGTAATAAAAACAGCTTCGACTTCACCATAAACTGGGCGAAGGCGGATAACAGTCTGATTAAAGACCTGAAAGACTTTACCGGCACGTTTTTCCAGAAGAACACCTTGCTCAATGTACTGCTGCATTATTCGGTGTTTGATGTGAGTGATATCTTGCTGGTGATGCGCTCCTACCAGATTGCTGCCACCGAGCGAATTTTGTGGAAAATCAAAAGCGCCTATCAAGCCAAAAGCTGGAGTAATACTGAAAGTGGCGGGTTTATCTGGCACACCACCGGCTCGGGCAAGACACTGACCAGTTTTAAAGCGGCGCGTTTGGCGACTGAGCTGGATTTTATCGATAAGGTATTTTTTGTGGTGGATCGTAAAGATCTGGATTATCAGACCATGAAGGAATACCAGCGCTTTTCGCCAGATAGTGTCAATGGCTCTGACAGCACCGCCGGCCTCAAGCGCAACCTAGATAAGGACGACAACAAAATCATCGTCACCACCATTCAGAAGCTCAACAACCTGATGAAAAGCGAAGGCGACCTGCCCATCTATAACAAGCAGGTGGTGTTTATTTTTGATGAATGCCACCGCAGCCAGTTTGGCGAAGCACAGAAAAACCTGAAGAAAAAATTTAAAAAGTTTTATCAGTTTGGCTTTACCGGTACACCGATATTTCCGCAAAATGCCCTTGGCGCAGAGACGACCGCCAGCGTGTTTGGCAGCGAGCTGCATTCCTATGTCATCACCGACGCTATCCGTGATGAAAAGGTATTGAAGTTCAAGGTCGATTACAACGATGTACGCCCACAGTTCAAAGCAATTGAAAGCGAGCAGGACGAGAAAAAACTCAGTGCAGCAGAAAACAAGCAAGCCTTGTTGCACCCTGACCGTATTCGAGAGATTTCGCAGTACATCTTAAATAACTTCCGGCAAAAAACCCATCGCCTGCAAGCCGGCGCCAAAGGCTTTAATGCCATGTTTGCCGTGAGCAGCGTGGATGCCGCCAAGCTGTATTACGAGTCGTTCAAGGATTTGCAAAAAGGCAGCGATAAGCCACTGAAAGTGGCCACCATCTTCTCGTTTGCAGCCAATGAAGAACAGGATGCCGTAGGCGATATTCTGGATGAAAGCTTTGATGTTTCCGCCATGAATAGCAGCGCCAAAGAATTTTTAAACGCGGCCATTGCTGACTATAACGCGCTGTCTAAAACCAATTTCAGCGTGGATAGCAATGGCTTTCAAAACTATTACCGCGATCTTGCCAAGCAAGTGAAAGCCAAGGAAATCGACTTGCTGATTGTGGTGGGCATGTTTATGACCGGCTTTGATGCCCCCACGCTGAACACCTTGTTTGTTGATAAAAACCTGCGCTACCACGGTTTGATGCAAGCCTATTCGCGCACCAACCGTATTTATGATGCCACCAAAACCTTTGGCAATATCGTCACCTTCCGCGATTTAGAGCAAGCCACAATCGATGCCATTACCCTGTTTGGTGATACAAACACCAAAAACGTGGTGCTGGAAAAAAGCTATAAGGAATACATGGAAGGCTTTACAGATGTGGTCACTGGTGAAGCCCGACGTGGATATATTGAGGTGGCCAAGGAATTACAGCAGCGCTTCCCCAGCCCTGCGGAGATTGTTAAAGAATCCGAAAAAAAAGCCTTCGCGAAATTATTTGGTGAATATTTGCGCGTTGAGAATGTGCTGCAAAACTACGATGAATTCGCCAGCCTGAAAGCCTTGCAAACCTTTGATATGAGTGACCCGCAGGCGGTTGAGGCATTTAAGGCACAGCATTATTTAAACGATGATGACTTGGCAACACTGCAAGCGATTCAGGTGCCTGCTGAACGAAAAATCCAGGATTACCGTTCAACCTACAACGACGTTCGCGACTGGCTGCGTCGGGAAAAATCTTCCGATGAAAAAGAAAAATCCACCATTGATTGGGATGACGTGGTCTTTGAAGTCGATCTGCTTAAGTCACAAGAGATCAACCTGGACTACATTCTGGAACTGATTTTTGAAAACAATAAAAAGGTCAAGGACAAAGCCTTACTGGTTGAAGACGTACGCCGGGTGATTCGCGCGAGTCTTGGCAACCGCGCCAAAGAAAGCTTGCTGGTTGATTTTATTAATCAAACCGATCTGGACAAGATTGGCGATACGGCCAGTGTTATCGATGCCTTCTTCACCTTTGCACAAGCGGAACAACAGCGTGAGGCTGCGGAACTCATTAACGCTGAAAACCTTAATACAGAGGCGGCCAGGCGTTATATCGCAACCTCCCTAAAGCGGGAATTTGCTAGTGACAACGGCACTGAGCTCAACGCCATTCTGCCTAAAATGAGTCCGTTAAACCCACAATATCTGACAAAAAAACAAAGTGTTTTTCAGAAGATTGCGGCTTTTGTTGAGAAGTTTAAAGGCGTGGGGGGACAGGTTTAATCTAAGTAGCTCGGGGAAAAGCCATGCATAACAAGGCACTGCTATCGGACATTTTTCCGCTGAGCTCCTAATTTGCCGCAGAGCGCGGCGTTAAATCAGAACTGACAGATACCAGTTACCAGATTTGTTCGAACCGACGAGTTGATCTGGACTCGAACTAAGGTCTCCTTAGCATGCGTAGTGGACATGGCGGTGCTCGTTGCTGAAGTCGGCTATGGCCGAAAAGCGGTCCGTTCCCATAACATCTCGACCGTCTAAAAATGACATATTGCTGCGAGTGACGAATAGCCACAATCGGACAAGCTAACCCAGCTTCAGCTCTAATATTTAAGGCGTGGCACGTCTGGTATCATTACACCATGCTAAACATTCAAAATCTGACGTACCTGCAAGGCGGCACTACGCTATTGCAGCAAGTAAATTTTCAGGCGTACGCCAGCCAGCGTATCGGGTTGGTAGGCAAAAATGGCTGCGGCAAATCCACGCTATTTCGCCTGATTCGCGGCGAAGTT
This genomic interval from Candidatus Nitrotoga sp. AM1P contains the following:
- a CDS encoding type I restriction endonuclease subunit R, which encodes MVDYTKPIAESNNFIVLDKYSKDWQVNESYQSEYDLEREFIQDLQNQGYDYVSDLNTPDKLLANAREQLQALNNMQFADSEWLRFVETYLDKPSDSVVDKTRKIHDDYIHDFVFDDGRIKNIYLLDKKNIARNKVQVIKQFEQTGGHANRYDVTILVNGLPLVQVELKKRGVAIHEAFNQVHRYSKESFNSEHSLFKYLQLFVISNGTDSRYFANTTARNKNSFDFTINWAKADNSLIKDLKDFTGTFFQKNTLLNVLLHYSVFDVSDILLVMRSYQIAATERILWKIKSAYQAKSWSNTESGGFIWHTTGSGKTLTSFKAARLATELDFIDKVFFVVDRKDLDYQTMKEYQRFSPDSVNGSDSTAGLKRNLDKDDNKIIVTTIQKLNNLMKSEGDLPIYNKQVVFIFDECHRSQFGEAQKNLKKKFKKFYQFGFTGTPIFPQNALGAETTASVFGSELHSYVITDAIRDEKVLKFKVDYNDVRPQFKAIESEQDEKKLSAAENKQALLHPDRIREISQYILNNFRQKTHRLQAGAKGFNAMFAVSSVDAAKLYYESFKDLQKGSDKPLKVATIFSFAANEEQDAVGDILDESFDVSAMNSSAKEFLNAAIADYNALSKTNFSVDSNGFQNYYRDLAKQVKAKEIDLLIVVGMFMTGFDAPTLNTLFVDKNLRYHGLMQAYSRTNRIYDATKTFGNIVTFRDLEQATIDAITLFGDTNTKNVVLEKSYKEYMEGFTDVVTGEARRGYIEVAKELQQRFPSPAEIVKESEKKAFAKLFGEYLRVENVLQNYDEFASLKALQTFDMSDPQAVEAFKAQHYLNDDDLATLQAIQVPAERKIQDYRSTYNDVRDWLRREKSSDEKEKSTIDWDDVVFEVDLLKSQEINLDYILELIFENNKKVKDKALLVEDVRRVIRASLGNRAKESLLVDFINQTDLDKIGDTASVIDAFFTFAQAEQQREAAELINAENLNTEAARRYIATSLKREFASDNGTELNAILPKMSPLNPQYLTKKQSVFQKIAAFVEKFKGVGGQV
- a CDS encoding AAA family ATPase; translation: MSKTLTEIAQQLSTPKTVKKTVPEKTKEVEEAKPVPKVQLIYAFNGTGKTRLSREFKELIAPKTDAEEAQQSELAQKKILYYSAFTEDLFYWDNDLELDAEPKLKIQPNSFTKWVLEEQGQDQNITATFQHYTNEKLTPHFSSDFSEVSFSFERGNSELESNIKISKGEESNFIWSVFHSLIEQMISELNIAEVTNRSTDVFNNLEYVFIDDPVSSLDENHLIELAVNLAELIKSSQSGLKFIVTTHNPLFYNALYNELNKKACYLLERFEDGTFALTEKHGDSNMSFSYHLYLKQIIEQAIAESKVQKYHFTLLRNLYEKTASFLGYPKWSELLPDDKQLYLNRIVNFTSHSTLSNETVAEPTPQEKAMVELLLDHLKSNYGFWQKETQNG